In Drosophila simulans strain w501 chromosome 3R, Prin_Dsim_3.1, whole genome shotgun sequence, a single window of DNA contains:
- the LOC6727448 gene encoding uncharacterized protein LOC6727448, whose product MRNSKKDSFREEYASGTRRPHNSLNLVDRELSVFTRIPKLKFQSVEPLPIASRDYGLMKSSNKSSTPYPRAQQGVDASLLKARLIMRTGSDNRNHSRPERPERPERPERPERPEDGSPSISDGSSHRWKTLPKSKPSVSVFRRPSLTRSIKDIVAVGTPHPKKGVALNPKVLGRRLTDINEMLWKTTDMSEHSMPSLVKPKGLKTKRKVLLATPEESRESEFLHRPVAPPNEELVGEGVSPRLTHTDCEDTMCSICEEFQEPQLSFAERRKISQEGEYTIAKYGRKMSDIMMAAPNPNQEVDDKSVRYAKKASLEMERYMRSQGLVKISNDQVTMTRNMARISAQMN is encoded by the exons ATGCGAAATTCAAAGAAAGATTCGTTCAGGGAAGAATATGCGAGTGGGACTAGGAGGCCACACAACTCGCTGAATCTGGTTGATCGGGAACTTTCTGTTTTCACGAGGATACCAAAGCTAAAATTCCAATCCGTGGAGCCCTTACCTATCGCTTCCAGGGACTATGGGCTAATGAAGTCCTCTAATAAGTCGTCGACTCCATATCCTCGCGCGCAGCAAGGAGTTGATGCCAGTTTACTAAAGGCTCGTCTCATAATGCGTACTGGTTCTGATAATCGAAACCATTCACGCCCGGAAAGGCCGGAAAGACCGGAAAGACCGGAAAGGCCGGAAAGGCCGGAAGACGGAAGTCCAAGTATCAGCGATGGGAGCTCTCACAGGTGGAAAACCCTGCCAAAATCTAAG CCATCGGTCTCCGTATTTCGTCGCCCGTCGCTGACTAGGAGTATCAAGGATATAGTTGCCGTTGGCACTCCGCATCCAAAAAAAGGCGTGGCCTTGAATCCCAAGGTACTGGGCCGGCGGCTGACCGacataaatgaaatgttatgGAAAACAACCGATATGAGCGAACATTCAATGCCAAGCCTGGTGAAGCCGAAGGGGTTAAAGACGAAAAGAAAGGTCCTGCTGGCAACGCCCGAGGAAAGTCGAGAATCGGAGTTTTTGCATCGCCCCGTAGCACCGCCAAATGAAGAACTGGTCGGTGAGGGTGTGAGCCCGCGGTTAACCCATACCGATTGCGAAGACACGATGTGCTCGATTTGCGAGGAATTCCAGGAGCCGCAGCTAAGTTTCGCAGAGCGACGCAAGATTTCCCAGGAGGGGGAGTACACCATAGCAAAATACGGCCGGAAAATGAGCGATATAATGATGGCGGCCCCAAACCCGAACCAGGAGGTTGACGACAAAAGTGTGCGTTACGCAAAGAAAGCTAGTTTAGAGATGGAGAGGTATATGCGATCGCAGGGCCTGGTCAAGATATCAAACGATCAGGTTACCATGACCAGAAATATGGCCCGTATATCGGCACAGATGAACTGA